Proteins co-encoded in one Quercus robur chromosome 8, dhQueRobu3.1, whole genome shotgun sequence genomic window:
- the LOC126697327 gene encoding nuclear transcription factor Y subunit B-1, producing MAEAPTSPAGGSHDSGGEQSPRSTGGVREQDRYLPIANISRIMKKALPANGKIAKDAKDTMQECVSEFISFITSEASDKCQKEKRKTINGDDLLWAMATLGFEDYIEPLKVYLARYRELEGDSKGSARGGDSSAKRDAVGGLVAQNPQFAHHASLNYINSQFADAEG from the exons ATGGCGGAGGCTCCGACGAGTCCGGCCGGCGGGAGCCACGACAGCGGCGGAGAGCAGAGCCCGCGCTCGACGGGCGGGGTGCGAGAGCAGGACCGGTATTTGCCGATCGCCAATATAAGCAGGATCATGAAGAAGGCGTTGCCGGCTAATGGCAAGATCGCTAAGGACGCCAAGGACACCATGCAAGAATGCGTCTCTGAATTTATCAGCTTCATCACTAGCGA agcGAGCGATAAGTGCCAGAAGGAGAAGAGGAAGACCATTAATGGTGATGATTTGTTGTGGGCAATGGCCACGTTAGGGTTCGAGGACTATATCGAACCCCTGAAGGTTTACCTAGCTAGGTATAGGGAG TTAGAA GGTGATTCCAAAGGGTCTGCTAGGGGTGGAGATTCTTCTGCAAAAAGAGATGCGGTTGGAGGCCTGGTTGCTCAAAATCCGCAG TTTGCGCATCATGCGTCATTGAACTACATTAACTCCCaa TTTGCTGATGCTGAAGGTTAG